Proteins encoded in a region of the Gopherus flavomarginatus isolate rGopFla2 chromosome 19, rGopFla2.mat.asm, whole genome shotgun sequence genome:
- the SLC46A1 gene encoding proton-coupled folate transporter isoform X2, with amino-acid sequence MDAASGGGSGRRAPGAWRGGVWQPRPPAVPSGRGLLPLRLLPLRAARRAPPAPAMADSPGPAGGGRARCPRAAPTVEPVLFLGTVALGLQAPLCTQYLWDRLGAELGYNGSAASGSAGCGNASGAGDLRQQELETLASHWNLYINLAGFFVGLFSVTLFGPWSDSVGRRPALILPAVGMALQAAIYLLVMYLRLHVGYFLLGRILCGLMGDYNLILASCFAYVADISDQRSRTFRIAILEACLGVAGMLASIIGGQWRKAQGYINPFWLVFAVSLAAALYAALCLQESVKERKPAKLFTLSHYVSVYRLYAAPGYQRSRQKLALYSLTFFLIVTIHFGAKDVFVLYELSSPLCWGSDLIGYGSAASYLTYLSSLAGLRALQLCLEDAWVAELGLLSNVSGLVVISLASTTPLMFTGYGILFLSMAATPVIRAKLSKLVDEKDQGALFASIACVEGLCSLVATGVFNALYPASLHFMKGFPFLFGAIILLVPAALIG; translated from the exons ATGGATGCTGCCAGCGGAGGCGGCTCCGGCCGCCGGGCACCGGGGGCCTGGCGGGGAGGCGTCTGGCAGCCCCGGCCCCCTGCCGTCCCCTCCGGGCGGGGCCTGCTTCCCCTCCGCCTCCTGCCTCTGCGGGCGGCGCGCCGCGCTCCGCCGGCCCCCGCTATGGCCGACAGCCCGGGCCCCGCTGGCGGGGGGCGGGCGCGCTGCCCCCGGGCCGCCCCCACGGTGGAGCCGGTTCTCTTTCTGGGCACCGTGGCGCTGGGCCTGCAGGCCCCGCTCTGCACCCAGTACCTCTGGGACCGGCTCGGGGCCGAGCTCGGCTACAACGGCTCCGCGGCGAGCGGCTCGGCCGGCTGCGGCAACGCGAGCGGCGCGGGGGACCTCCGGCAGCAG GAACTGGAGACGTTGGCCTCCCACTGGAACCTCTACATCAACCTGGCAGGCTTCTTTGTGGGTCTCTTCTCAGTCACTCTCTTTGGGCCATGGAGTGACAGTGTGGGTCGGCGTCCCGCGCTCATCCTGCCTGCCGTAGGCATGGCCTTGCAAGCTGCCATCTATCTTCTTGTCATGTACCTGAGGCTACATGTCGGCTACTTCCTGCTTGGGCGTATCCTGTGTGGCCTCATGGGGGACTACAACCTGATCCTGGCCAGCTGCTTTGCCTACGTGGCTGACATCAGCGACCAGCGTTCCCGTACGTTCCGCATAGCCATCCTGGAGGCATGCCTTGGTGTGGCAGGCATGCTGGCCAGCATCATCGGAGGACAGTGGCGCAAAGCTCAGGGCTACATCAATCCCTTCTGGCTCGTGTTTGCTGTCAGTCTTGCCGCTGCCCTCTATGCTGCTCTTTGCCTCCAGGAATCGGTGAAGGAGAGGAAACCAGCCAAGCTGTTCACCCTCAGTCACTATGTGTCGGTGTACAGGCTGTATGCAGCCCCAGGTTACCAGAGATCCAGGCAGAAGCTCGCTCTCTACTCTCTGACGTTCTTTCTCATTGTCACCATCCACTTTGGAGCCAAGGACGTCTTTGTCCTATACGAACTCAGCTCCCCTCTCTGCTGGGGCTCTGATCTGATTGGCTATGGCTCAGCGGCTAGTTACCTGACTTACCTGAGCAGCCTGGCAGGGCTGcgggcactgcagctgtgccttgAAGATGCCTGGGTAGCAGAGTTAGGATTGCTCTCCAACGTTTCGGGCCTGGTTGTGATTTCACTTGCTTCTACGACACCACTGATGTTCACAG GTTATGGCATCCTGTTTCTTTCAATGGCAGCCACTCCAGTGATCCGGGCAAAACTGTCCAAACTGGTGGATGAGAAAGATCAGG GTGCTCTTTTTGCCTCTATTGCCTGCGTGGAAGGTCTCTGCTCACTTGTGGCCACAGGAGTGTTCAACGCTCTGTACCCTGCAAGCCTGCACTTCATGAAGGGATTCCCCTTTCTCTTTGGGGCAATAATTCTGCTCGTTCCAGCTGCTCTTATTGGGTAA
- the SLC46A1 gene encoding proton-coupled folate transporter isoform X1, translating into MDAASGGGSGRRAPGAWRGGVWQPRPPAVPSGRGLLPLRLLPLRAARRAPPAPAMADSPGPAGGGRARCPRAAPTVEPVLFLGTVALGLQAPLCTQYLWDRLGAELGYNGSAASGSAGCGNASGAGDLRQQELETLASHWNLYINLAGFFVGLFSVTLFGPWSDSVGRRPALILPAVGMALQAAIYLLVMYLRLHVGYFLLGRILCGLMGDYNLILASCFAYVADISDQRSRTFRIAILEACLGVAGMLASIIGGQWRKAQGYINPFWLVFAVSLAAALYAALCLQESVKERKPAKLFTLSHYVSVYRLYAAPGYQRSRQKLALYSLTFFLIVTIHFGAKDVFVLYELSSPLCWGSDLIGYGSAASYLTYLSSLAGLRALQLCLEDAWVAELGLLSNVSGLVVISLASTTPLMFTGYGILFLSMAATPVIRAKLSKLVDEKDQGALFASIACVEGLCSLVATGVFNALYPASLHFMKGFPFLFGAIILLVPAALIGWIEILDTTPKYGHFTDAS; encoded by the exons ATGGATGCTGCCAGCGGAGGCGGCTCCGGCCGCCGGGCACCGGGGGCCTGGCGGGGAGGCGTCTGGCAGCCCCGGCCCCCTGCCGTCCCCTCCGGGCGGGGCCTGCTTCCCCTCCGCCTCCTGCCTCTGCGGGCGGCGCGCCGCGCTCCGCCGGCCCCCGCTATGGCCGACAGCCCGGGCCCCGCTGGCGGGGGGCGGGCGCGCTGCCCCCGGGCCGCCCCCACGGTGGAGCCGGTTCTCTTTCTGGGCACCGTGGCGCTGGGCCTGCAGGCCCCGCTCTGCACCCAGTACCTCTGGGACCGGCTCGGGGCCGAGCTCGGCTACAACGGCTCCGCGGCGAGCGGCTCGGCCGGCTGCGGCAACGCGAGCGGCGCGGGGGACCTCCGGCAGCAG GAACTGGAGACGTTGGCCTCCCACTGGAACCTCTACATCAACCTGGCAGGCTTCTTTGTGGGTCTCTTCTCAGTCACTCTCTTTGGGCCATGGAGTGACAGTGTGGGTCGGCGTCCCGCGCTCATCCTGCCTGCCGTAGGCATGGCCTTGCAAGCTGCCATCTATCTTCTTGTCATGTACCTGAGGCTACATGTCGGCTACTTCCTGCTTGGGCGTATCCTGTGTGGCCTCATGGGGGACTACAACCTGATCCTGGCCAGCTGCTTTGCCTACGTGGCTGACATCAGCGACCAGCGTTCCCGTACGTTCCGCATAGCCATCCTGGAGGCATGCCTTGGTGTGGCAGGCATGCTGGCCAGCATCATCGGAGGACAGTGGCGCAAAGCTCAGGGCTACATCAATCCCTTCTGGCTCGTGTTTGCTGTCAGTCTTGCCGCTGCCCTCTATGCTGCTCTTTGCCTCCAGGAATCGGTGAAGGAGAGGAAACCAGCCAAGCTGTTCACCCTCAGTCACTATGTGTCGGTGTACAGGCTGTATGCAGCCCCAGGTTACCAGAGATCCAGGCAGAAGCTCGCTCTCTACTCTCTGACGTTCTTTCTCATTGTCACCATCCACTTTGGAGCCAAGGACGTCTTTGTCCTATACGAACTCAGCTCCCCTCTCTGCTGGGGCTCTGATCTGATTGGCTATGGCTCAGCGGCTAGTTACCTGACTTACCTGAGCAGCCTGGCAGGGCTGcgggcactgcagctgtgccttgAAGATGCCTGGGTAGCAGAGTTAGGATTGCTCTCCAACGTTTCGGGCCTGGTTGTGATTTCACTTGCTTCTACGACACCACTGATGTTCACAG GTTATGGCATCCTGTTTCTTTCAATGGCAGCCACTCCAGTGATCCGGGCAAAACTGTCCAAACTGGTGGATGAGAAAGATCAGG GTGCTCTTTTTGCCTCTATTGCCTGCGTGGAAGGTCTCTGCTCACTTGTGGCCACAGGAGTGTTCAACGCTCTGTACCCTGCAAGCCTGCACTTCATGAAGGGATTCCCCTTTCTCTTTGGGGCAATAATTCTGCTCGTTCCAGCTGCTCTTATTGG GTGGATCGAAATCTTGGACACTACACCCAAATATGGTCACTTTACAGATGCTTCCTGA